The following are encoded in a window of Rosa chinensis cultivar Old Blush chromosome 4, RchiOBHm-V2, whole genome shotgun sequence genomic DNA:
- the LOC112196479 gene encoding transcription factor BEE 1, with the protein MELIDSLCELESLGASHHHGIMALSTDSFTPHHHHDQQQPQVPAAMNFSTDRSHDIQRFSHSHDRNDDDHHHVLTAQSTAADFGEQSQMEKPLGGRKRKRSNSDKDMDKPKEVIHVRAKRGQATDSHSLAERVRREKINERLRCLQNLVPGCYKTMGMAVMLDVVISYVQSLQNQIEFLSMKLSAASLYYDFNSPGHADPVDTTQGTNAYEVQENMVRSEQGYGGGGGLSFSQSTSWPL; encoded by the exons ATGGAACTGATAGACAGTCTCTGTGAGTTGGAGAGTCTCGGCGCCAGTCATCATCATGGAATCATGGCTCTCTCCACTGACAGCTTTactcctcatcatcatcatgatcaGCAACAACCTCAAGTCCCTGCAGCTATGAACTTCAGCACTGATCGCAGTCATGATATTCAGAGATTTTCTCATTCTCATGATCGAAATGATGATGATCATCATCATGTCCTAACTGCTCAATCAACAGCTGCAGATTTTGGCGAACAAAGCCAAATGGAAAAG CCATTGggaggaagaaagagaaagagaagcaataGTGATAAAGATATGGACAAACCAAAGGAGGTCATTCATGTGAGAGCTAAGCGAGGCCAAGCTACTGATAGCCACAGTTTGGCAGAAAGG gtaagaagagaaaaaataaatgaaaggcTGAGATGCCTGCAAAATCTTGTTCCAGGGTGCTATAAG ACAATGGGAATGGCAGTAATGCTGGATGTGGTTATCAGTTACGTTCAGTCACTGCAGAATCAAATTGAG TTTCTCTCTATGAAGCTTTCTGCAGCAAGCTTGTATTATGATTTCAATTCACCAGGTCATGCAGATCCTGTTGACACAACGCAG GGGACAAATGCATATGAGGTACAAGAGAATATGGTAAGATCAGAGCAAGggtatggaggaggaggaggactttCTTTTAGCCAATCAACATCGTGGCCTCTTTGA